Below is a genomic region from Thermoanaerobaculia bacterium.
ATCAGCGCGCTCGCCCCGGCGAGCAGCGCCGAGCCGAGGGTCAGGAACTTCGCGAGCTCGCGCCGGGTGACGTAGTGGTCCTGCTCCCAGGCGATCGGGAAATCCTCGCGCCAGCGCGGGCGCGCCTCTTCGCGCTCCTTCATCTCACGCCTCCCCGAGAAGCGCCGCCACGTCGTCGCTCGCGGGACCCGGACGTTCCGTGCCCGACAGCGCCGCGGCGCCGATCCGGACCTCGGAGACGCCCGCCGGGACGATCACCGCGACCTTCGTGCGCACGATCTCGTTGCCGAACCTCCAGAGGTTGATCGCCTTCCCCTGGCGCTTGCCCTCGATCTCCTCGCGCGTCGTGAACGCGAGCGCCTGCGAGGGACAGACCGTCGCGCACATCGGGCGCTTCCCGGTGCTCGTGCGGTCGTAGCAGTAGTCGCACTTCATCATCTGGTCGATCGCGCCGAAGTACTTCGGCACGCCGAACGGGCAGGCGAGCACGCAGTTGCTGCACCCGATGCAGCGCGGCTTCAGGGCCGACTGCGTGACGCCGTCGGGCGTCTGCTTGATCGCGTCGGCCGGGCAGACCCGCGCGCAGATCGGGTCCTCGCAGTGCATGCACACCTGGGGCGTGGTCTGCACCGTGTCGGCGCGGCGGATCGTCTCGACGTGGATCATCGAGACGCCGCGGTGCGTGTCGCACTCCTCGCACGCCTGAACGCACGCGCGGCACCCGATGCAGCGCGAATAGTCGATGAAGAAGGCGAGCTCGCTCACGCCACGCCCCCGGCCTCGGGCGACAGCCTCGCGATCGCGTCGTCGGGGCGAGGCGCCGGAGAGATGCGGACCGCGCAGATCTTGTACTCCGGGATGTTCGAGACCGGGTCGATCGCCCGGATCGTGCAGTTGTTCGCGGCGCGCGCGAGCGGCCAGTGGTACGGGATGAAAACCGTGTCGGGCCGGATCGTCCGGACGATGCGCGAGCGGACGACGGTGGAGCCGCGGCGGCTCTCGACCTTCACGAACCCGCCCTCCTCGATCCCGTACCGCTCGGCGAGCTTCGGGTGGATCTCGCAGAAGGGCTCCGGCTCCTGCGCCATGAGCCCCGCGATCCGGCGCGTCTGGGTGCCCGAGAGGTACTGCGAGACGACGCGGCCCGTCGTCAGGATCACCGGGTATTCGTCGTCCGGCTCCTCCGCGGCGGGGCGCCATTCGACCGGCTGGAAATGCGCCTTCCCGTCCGGATGGCCGAACCGCGCTCCCTCGTACAGCCGCGGCGTGCCGGGGTGGTCGAGCGACGGGCAGGGCCAGAAGACCCCCTTCTGCGCGTCGATCTTTTCCCAGGTGATCCCGAAGTAGTCCGCCACACCTCCCTTCGACGCCATCCGGAGCTCCTCGAAGATCTCCCGCGGCGACCCGTAGGCGAACTTCTCCCCCGAACCGAGCCGCGCCGCGAGATCGCAGACGATCCTCCAGTCTTCCCGCGCTCCCGCGGGAGGATCGACCGCCTTCTTGTGGTGGATCACGCGCCCCTCGACGTTCGTCGTCGTCCCTTCGTCCTCCTCCATGAGCGAGCCGGGGAAGACGACGTCGGCGTAGCGGGCGGTCTCCGAGAGGAAGAAGTCGATCACCGCGAAGTGCTCGAGCTTCTCGAGCGCCTCGCGGATGAAGTTCTGGTCGGGGAGCGACACCATGGGGTTGAAGCAGATGAGGAGCAGCCCGCGGATCTGCCCGGCGTGGATCGCCTCGAGGAGCGGCACCGCCGAGAGCCCCTTGTGCGGGATCGTCTCCTCCGGGACATTCCAGACTCCCGCGATGTAGCGGCGGTGCTCGGGGTTCTCGACGTCGCGCGCTCCCGGGAGCTGGTCGCATTTCTGCCCCTGCTCCCGCGCCCCCTGGCCGTTGCCCTGTCCCGTGATCATCGCGTACCCGCACCCCTCGCGGCCGATCCGTCCGGTCGCCACGACGAGGTTGATCGCCGCCATGCAGTTGTCGACGCCCTTGGAATGGTGCTCGATGCCGCGCGCGTGGAGAAGGAAGCTCGTTTCGGCCGGCCCCCAGATCTCGGCCGCCTTGACGATCATCGACGGCGGGACGCCCGCGATCTTCCCGGCGTACTCGGGCGTGTACTTGCGGACCGCCTCCTCGACGCGGTCGAACCCCGTCGTGTGCTCTTCGATGAACTTCCGGTCGACCCATCCCCGCTCGATCATCACGTGAAGCATCCCGTTGAAGACGCCGATGTCGCCGCCGGAGCGGACCGGGATGAAGAGGTCGACCGTGCGCGCGATCGGGGTCATCCGCGGGTCGAGGACGATGATCTTCGCCCCGTTCTCCCGCGCCTGCCACAGGTAGTCGGTCGTGATCGGAGCGCAGTCGGCGACGTTGGCGCCCGCGACGAGGATCGCCTTCGCCTTCGGGATGTCGCTCCAGGGGTTCGCGCTGCGGTCGATCCCGAAGACCTTCTTCGAGGCCGCGCCGGCCGACACCATGCACAGCCGGCCGTTGTAGTCGATGTTGGCCGTCCGCACCGCGACGCGCGCGAACTTCCCCATCAGGTACGCCTTCTCGTTGGTCAACGAGGCCCCCGTCAGGATCGCGAACGCGTCGTTTCCGTACCGCTCCTGGATGCGGCGAATCTCTCCCGCCGTGCGGTCGAGGGCGGTCTCCCAGGCGATCGGGCGGAATCCCGCGCCGTCGGTCCGCTCGAGCGGCGTCTTCAGCCGGTCGGGGTGCTCGTCCTGCATGTAGCGCTTGACTCCCTTCGGGCAGAGCTTCCCGGCGTTGAACGGAAAATCCTCCCACGGCTCGAAGCCGACGACCCGGTTGCCCTTGACCTTCAGCTGGATGCCGCACTGCTGTCCGCAGAAGCAGCAGTGGGTCTTGACGAACCGGTCCGGCTCGCCGATCGGCGTCCAGCCGCCGGCGGGCACTCCCTTCATGTGGGGACCGAAGCGGTCGACGATTTCGGGGATCGATGCGGGGAGCTTCGCCATGTCAGACCTCCCGGTTCCCGGCGGGCCAGAGCGCGCCCTGCGCGACTCCCAGGGCCTTGCGGCGGCAGGAGGGGCAGACGTCCTGATAATGGCCGCCGGAGTCGAGCGCGTACCGGATTCCGAGCGCGGCCTCGACCGCCTTCAGGTCCTCGCGGTGCATCACCGACGCGAACGGCTCGGCGCACACGGCGCAGCGAGCGACCGCCTCCGCGGCGCCGACCTTCTTGTAGTACGCGACCCCGAGCTGCGCGGGCCGCTGGAAGATGTGGAAGAACTTTCCGAACGGGAGGTACAGGAGCGTGAAGATCACGGTCACCGCGTGGATCTGCGAGAGGAACACGTAGTGGAACCCCCGCATGAAGTGCGTCGAGGCGGTGAGGAAGAGCCCCGTGACCGACACCGCGAAGAGGAGGAGGAGCGGAAGGAGGTCGCTGGAGAATTGCTGCACCGCGAACGCGCCGCGGTCGCGGCCGCGCCGCCAGAGCGCGAAGAAGATGCCGCCGAGCACGAGGAAGGAGGAGATGTCGAGGACGTCGAAGACGAGGGGCGCCAACGGGCTCGCCAGCGGAAACGAGAAGACGTGGACGCCGAAGACGTACGCCTGGTAGAGGCTCTGCGAGTCGCGGGCCGTCTCGAACCGGATCCATCCGAAGGAAAGCGGGAACGTGACCGCGGCGGCGAGGATGCACCCCCAGAAGATCAGCCAGTGCGCCGCCCAGCGGACGCGCGACCGCCGCCGGATGAAGCTCTGCGCGAGGATGTTGTTCCAGAAAAGCGCGACGAAGCGGGCCGCATTGTTCGGCAGCCGCCGCGGGTCGAGGAAGAGCTGCCATCCGCGGAACCAGAAGAGCCGCGTCGGCGGCCGGCGAAGCCACATCGAGTACCGGTACCCGAGGCCGAACGCGCAGAAGACCGTCGCGCCGGCATAGGAGACGAGCGCCGGGTCGAAATCCTTGAGGCGCCGGCTGCCGAAGTAGATTCCCGCGAGGACGAGGAGCGCCGCGGCGAGCCCCCACAGCGTCGCGTGGCGGACATCCGAGCCCCGAGTCGCGGTCGGCCTTTCGACTCCCGTCGCTCCCCCTTCGCCTGGCCGTCCCGCGAGCTCGGGGCGGCCGAATCCGACTCTACCGAATTCTGTTCCGGGCTCCAAGGTGGGGCGCGCCGAGTTGAAGCGGCAGAGCCGCTTGACTCGGCGCGAATCGAATGCGGGCCACGCGGAACTCGTCGATCGGAAGCGACGAAATCCTCAATCCGGCGGCAGCCGGGTGAACACCACGCGGAATCCTCCGCCGCCGCTCTCTTCCTCGGTCGCCTTCTCGCACGACGAGCCGGGCGCAATCATCGGAAGACTCGCCTCGAACGCCGTCAGTCCGAAATTCTGCCCTCGAGCGCCTGCCGGTTCGTCTCCTGCGCCGCGCCGATCAGCTGCCGGGCCGCGTCGACCTGG
It encodes:
- a CDS encoding 4Fe-4S dicluster domain-containing protein produces the protein MSELAFFIDYSRCIGCRACVQACEECDTHRGVSMIHVETIRRADTVQTTPQVCMHCEDPICARVCPADAIKQTPDGVTQSALKPRCIGCSNCVLACPFGVPKYFGAIDQMMKCDYCYDRTSTGKRPMCATVCPSQALAFTTREEIEGKRQGKAINLWRFGNEIVRTKVAVIVPAGVSEVRIGAAALSGTERPGPASDDVAALLGEA
- a CDS encoding molybdopterin-dependent oxidoreductase; amino-acid sequence: MAKLPASIPEIVDRFGPHMKGVPAGGWTPIGEPDRFVKTHCCFCGQQCGIQLKVKGNRVVGFEPWEDFPFNAGKLCPKGVKRYMQDEHPDRLKTPLERTDGAGFRPIAWETALDRTAGEIRRIQERYGNDAFAILTGASLTNEKAYLMGKFARVAVRTANIDYNGRLCMVSAGAASKKVFGIDRSANPWSDIPKAKAILVAGANVADCAPITTDYLWQARENGAKIIVLDPRMTPIARTVDLFIPVRSGGDIGVFNGMLHVMIERGWVDRKFIEEHTTGFDRVEEAVRKYTPEYAGKIAGVPPSMIVKAAEIWGPAETSFLLHARGIEHHSKGVDNCMAAINLVVATGRIGREGCGYAMITGQGNGQGAREQGQKCDQLPGARDVENPEHRRYIAGVWNVPEETIPHKGLSAVPLLEAIHAGQIRGLLLICFNPMVSLPDQNFIREALEKLEHFAVIDFFLSETARYADVVFPGSLMEEDEGTTTNVEGRVIHHKKAVDPPAGAREDWRIVCDLAARLGSGEKFAYGSPREIFEELRMASKGGVADYFGITWEKIDAQKGVFWPCPSLDHPGTPRLYEGARFGHPDGKAHFQPVEWRPAAEEPDDEYPVILTTGRVVSQYLSGTQTRRIAGLMAQEPEPFCEIHPKLAERYGIEEGGFVKVESRRGSTVVRSRIVRTIRPDTVFIPYHWPLARAANNCTIRAIDPVSNIPEYKICAVRISPAPRPDDAIARLSPEAGGVA
- a CDS encoding MFS transporter encodes the protein MEPGTEFGRVGFGRPELAGRPGEGGATGVERPTATRGSDVRHATLWGLAAALLVLAGIYFGSRRLKDFDPALVSYAGATVFCAFGLGYRYSMWLRRPPTRLFWFRGWQLFLDPRRLPNNAARFVALFWNNILAQSFIRRRSRVRWAAHWLIFWGCILAAAVTFPLSFGWIRFETARDSQSLYQAYVFGVHVFSFPLASPLAPLVFDVLDISSFLVLGGIFFALWRRGRDRGAFAVQQFSSDLLPLLLLFAVSVTGLFLTASTHFMRGFHYVFLSQIHAVTVIFTLLYLPFGKFFHIFQRPAQLGVAYYKKVGAAEAVARCAVCAEPFASVMHREDLKAVEAALGIRYALDSGGHYQDVCPSCRRKALGVAQGALWPAGNREV